Proteins encoded in a region of the Streptomyces sp. NBC_00258 genome:
- a CDS encoding helix-turn-helix transcriptional regulator: MVSGTSRAAGNLSAEVTNLVGRRGESAEVRRLLAASRLVTLTGPGGVGKTRLAIDVARRLQSSFHDGAWLTALAQLTEPDLLVPTLMSAIDNGAYESVRVEELTALIGDRQMLLVLDNCEHLLDACAALTAEVLRSCPYIRVLTTSLEPLQIDGESLYRVPPLSVTLSGRTFGAAVAGSDAVKLFMQRARAFNPDFSTTEDEERAIVDLCRRLDGLPLAIELAAAATRAMPVKVLAERARDALTLRSAGSRTAPSRHQTLRATMDYTYQLCSGKAGKLWACMSVFRSGVDIVGLEQVCVGDDLPLEDLWSTLAELVDKSIVNLNGSRYVMLEVIRRYGQERLTELGEEDVVRSKLRSYVEDIVDELHSGWFGPGQQAVLARVLTERASVRDVLSDYLRKSADLRSGLRVAANLWPLWISSGNPAEGRHWLDALLTASTEPTQERAAALWVDARLTLMEGDLTGALRLLDECESVASALGDLVSLARATTCRGGAYLYAGRVEDAMPFLKRGVKLERNLQDDNPHRAVGMGELAFALILRGDLEGAEQVLNEAKAFCARHGEQLLLSWVLVYQGLVALLDERVGDCVALVVDALDRKRAVDDPLGITYAIEILGWASFARGDARRAAALLSANEVRAERPGTHLMRDMPMVEWHASYVGQVRERLGARAFEAAWERGRRLTGADLFDYALAAKVPAVHDAPDLPLTPREREIAELVAVGKTNKEIASTLVIAHRTVDTHVENILTKLDFKSRTQIAALFGARARPET; this comes from the coding sequence ATGGTCAGTGGCACCTCGCGAGCAGCTGGAAATCTGTCTGCCGAAGTGACCAACCTGGTGGGCAGGCGGGGAGAATCTGCCGAGGTTCGGCGGTTGCTCGCTGCGTCGAGGCTGGTGACGCTGACCGGACCTGGAGGTGTCGGTAAGACGCGGCTTGCCATCGATGTGGCTCGCAGACTGCAGAGCTCGTTTCACGACGGTGCTTGGCTGACTGCTCTGGCGCAACTGACCGAGCCGGATCTCCTGGTGCCGACTCTGATGTCGGCTATCGACAACGGAGCCTATGAGTCGGTCCGGGTAGAGGAGCTCACGGCACTCATCGGAGACCGGCAGATGCTGCTCGTGCTCGACAACTGCGAGCATCTCCTGGATGCCTGTGCTGCCTTGACTGCCGAGGTGCTGCGTTCATGCCCGTACATTCGGGTGCTCACGACGAGTCTGGAGCCGTTGCAGATCGACGGAGAGTCGCTGTATCGCGTACCGCCGCTGTCGGTGACGCTGTCAGGGCGGACGTTCGGTGCAGCTGTCGCGGGCTCCGATGCGGTGAAGCTCTTCATGCAGCGTGCTCGCGCGTTCAACCCTGACTTTTCGACCACCGAAGACGAAGAGCGCGCAATCGTGGACCTGTGCCGGCGTCTCGATGGGCTTCCGTTGGCCATCGAGTTGGCAGCTGCTGCCACGCGTGCCATGCCCGTCAAGGTGCTGGCAGAAAGGGCACGCGACGCCTTGACGCTGAGGTCCGCAGGAAGCCGGACGGCGCCATCGCGCCACCAGACACTGCGAGCCACGATGGACTACACATACCAGCTGTGCTCGGGGAAGGCTGGAAAGCTTTGGGCATGTATGTCCGTTTTCCGAAGTGGCGTGGACATCGTGGGACTCGAACAAGTCTGCGTCGGGGACGACCTACCCCTAGAGGACCTCTGGTCGACACTCGCTGAGCTCGTCGACAAGTCCATCGTCAACTTGAACGGTTCCCGTTACGTGATGCTTGAGGTCATCCGGCGGTATGGACAGGAGCGTCTTACCGAGCTGGGCGAGGAGGACGTCGTACGCAGCAAGCTGCGCAGTTATGTCGAAGATATCGTCGACGAGCTGCACTCTGGTTGGTTCGGCCCCGGGCAGCAGGCGGTCCTGGCCCGCGTCCTTACGGAACGGGCGAGCGTGCGGGATGTGCTCTCCGACTATCTTCGCAAGTCGGCTGACCTGCGCAGTGGTCTGCGCGTCGCGGCGAACCTCTGGCCGCTGTGGATCAGTAGCGGCAATCCCGCCGAGGGTCGGCACTGGCTGGACGCGCTACTGACGGCGTCGACGGAGCCAACGCAGGAGCGTGCGGCCGCTTTGTGGGTGGACGCACGGCTCACGCTCATGGAGGGAGACCTCACCGGAGCGCTCCGACTCCTTGACGAGTGTGAGAGCGTCGCCAGCGCCTTGGGCGATCTCGTCAGCCTCGCCCGGGCCACCACGTGCCGCGGCGGCGCCTACCTCTACGCGGGCCGCGTCGAGGACGCCATGCCTTTCCTCAAGCGGGGAGTCAAGCTCGAGCGCAATCTGCAAGACGACAATCCTCATCGTGCGGTCGGCATGGGTGAACTCGCATTCGCGCTGATCTTGCGGGGCGACCTGGAAGGCGCGGAGCAGGTTCTCAACGAGGCGAAGGCGTTCTGCGCGCGACACGGCGAACAGCTCCTCCTGTCCTGGGTCCTGGTCTATCAGGGTCTGGTCGCCCTGCTCGATGAGCGGGTCGGGGATTGCGTAGCGCTGGTCGTTGATGCCCTTGACCGGAAGCGAGCCGTTGACGACCCGCTGGGGATCACCTACGCGATCGAGATCCTCGGGTGGGCGTCGTTCGCCCGCGGGGATGCGAGACGAGCCGCTGCTCTGCTCAGCGCAAACGAGGTCAGAGCTGAACGGCCGGGAACACACCTGATGCGGGACATGCCTATGGTGGAGTGGCACGCCAGCTACGTGGGCCAGGTGCGCGAGCGCCTCGGTGCGCGAGCTTTCGAAGCGGCCTGGGAGCGCGGCCGCCGCCTCACCGGTGCCGACCTGTTCGACTACGCGCTCGCCGCCAAAGTTCCGGCAGTCCACGACGCTCCCGATCTGCCGTTGACGCCCCGCGAACGCGAGATCGCCGAGCTGGTCGCGGTTGGGAAGACCAACAAAGAGATCGCGTCGACGCTGGTCATCGCTCACCGAACGGTTGACACACATGTCGAGAACATCCTGACCAAGCTCGACTTCAAGTCGCGTACGCAGATTGCTGCCTTGTTCGGGGCTCGTGCCCGACCCGAGACCTGA
- a CDS encoding DUF2218 domain-containing protein encodes MTNAPTAASTAVVTTERPARFGKQLVAHLGRHSGGEWSDDEGTGWISLGEARAEVEARSEALILRVYGPTDDLDDLEDVVGRHLVRFTRRGQVTVRWVRADGRAGTEQRTQVD; translated from the coding sequence ATGACAAACGCGCCGACCGCCGCGAGCACAGCAGTCGTGACCACTGAGCGACCCGCACGATTCGGTAAGCAGCTTGTGGCCCACCTGGGGCGGCACTCGGGCGGGGAATGGTCCGATGATGAGGGCACCGGGTGGATCTCGCTCGGTGAAGCCCGGGCTGAGGTCGAGGCGCGCAGTGAAGCGCTGATCCTGCGGGTGTACGGACCAACCGACGACCTCGACGACCTCGAAGACGTCGTAGGCCGTCACCTGGTCCGTTTCACGCGGCGCGGTCAAGTTACCGTGCGCTGGGTTCGTGCGGATGGCCGGGCCGGCACCGAGCAGCGTACGCAGGTTGACTGA
- a CDS encoding DMT family transporter translates to MMEPHAKRLFLSAVIDGGDGNAVPARSSRTPPCTPRLPQLFYFLTQVLRCGMALRVAYGIWGACGVTFIALMGAGVFDAPLSPTMLPGIGLVIIGVLAVEIRAENRGTPRTEGHP, encoded by the coding sequence ATGATGGAGCCTCATGCCAAAAGGTTGTTCCTCAGTGCGGTGATCGACGGAGGTGACGGCAACGCTGTGCCTGCGCGGTCCAGCAGAACCCCGCCCTGTACGCCCCGACTACCTCAGTTGTTCTACTTCTTGACCCAGGTACTTCGATGCGGGATGGCCTTGAGGGTCGCGTATGGCATCTGGGGCGCCTGCGGCGTCACCTTCATCGCCCTCATGGGTGCCGGCGTCTTCGATGCCCCGCTCAGCCCCACGATGTTGCCGGGGATCGGACTTGTCATCATCGGTGTGCTCGCCGTCGAGATCCGGGCTGAGAATCGGGGTACACCCCGCACGGAAGGCCATCCGTGA
- a CDS encoding NAD(P)-dependent oxidoreductase, with translation MVNPMRIALIGATGGVGAEVLPELVSRGHQVVAIVRRAGAVDPSDRVEPVLVDVHDTPRLCEALKGVDAVISAFNPGWTAPDLYRQFLAGARSIHQAAKAAGVRLLVVGGASSLYGEDGRQLFETTEYPDPFEAGVHAARDYYAEILDETELDWTFLSPPPGYPGPQERRGTYRVGADTPLLDSEGGYSPISGADLAVAIVDEIETSKQQRRRFTVAY, from the coding sequence ATGGTCAATCCTATGCGTATTGCTTTGATCGGTGCTACCGGCGGCGTCGGAGCTGAAGTCCTCCCCGAGTTGGTGTCCCGGGGCCACCAGGTCGTGGCAATCGTCCGCCGAGCTGGCGCTGTGGACCCGTCCGACCGGGTCGAGCCGGTTCTTGTCGACGTTCACGACACTCCACGTCTGTGCGAAGCCCTGAAGGGAGTCGACGCCGTCATCAGCGCATTCAACCCGGGCTGGACGGCGCCGGACCTCTACCGCCAGTTCCTAGCCGGGGCGCGAAGCATCCACCAGGCGGCGAAGGCCGCCGGCGTACGCCTCCTGGTGGTCGGCGGGGCCAGCAGCCTGTACGGCGAGGACGGGCGGCAGCTTTTCGAAACGACCGAGTACCCCGATCCGTTCGAGGCCGGCGTTCATGCCGCACGTGACTACTACGCCGAGATCCTCGACGAGACGGAGCTGGATTGGACCTTCCTGAGTCCACCCCCGGGATACCCAGGCCCCCAAGAACGGCGCGGCACCTACCGGGTCGGCGCCGACACACCGCTGCTTGACTCAGAGGGCGGCTACAGCCCGATCTCGGGTGCGGACCTCGCCGTGGCGATCGTGGACGAGATCGAAACGTCCAAGCAGCAACGTCGCCGTTTCACCGTCGCTTACTGA
- the purU gene encoding formyltetrahydrofolate deformylase — translation MTDSFTLTLSCPNRTGIVHAVSGYLLKYGCDIGQHQQFDDSLSNLLFMRTQVTAPLDIDLEAVSRGFESVAAEFQMSYQFNDRQSARMLVMVSKLGHCLNDLIFRWKAGSLGAEIVAVVSNHEDLRSMAETAGLPFVHVPVTPETKASAEIRLLQLVDEYDAELVVLARYMQILSDETCKELYGRAINIHHSFLPGFKGAKPYHQAYERGVKLVGATAHYVTSALDEGPIIEQEVIRIDHTYDPRALQTVGRDAEAQALSRAVRWHCERRVLLNGQSTVVFQ, via the coding sequence GTGACCGACTCCTTCACGCTCACCCTGAGTTGCCCCAACCGGACTGGGATCGTGCACGCTGTGAGCGGCTACCTGCTCAAGTACGGCTGCGACATCGGTCAGCACCAGCAGTTCGACGACTCACTGAGCAACCTGCTGTTCATGCGCACCCAGGTGACCGCCCCGCTCGACATCGATCTCGAAGCAGTCTCGCGGGGATTCGAATCGGTGGCCGCGGAGTTCCAGATGAGCTACCAGTTCAACGACCGGCAGAGTGCACGCATGCTCGTCATGGTCTCCAAGCTGGGCCACTGCCTCAATGACCTGATCTTCCGATGGAAGGCCGGCTCCCTGGGCGCCGAGATCGTCGCGGTCGTGTCCAACCACGAGGACCTGCGCTCGATGGCCGAGACTGCCGGCCTCCCGTTCGTGCACGTGCCGGTCACACCGGAGACGAAGGCAAGCGCCGAGATCAGGCTCCTCCAACTCGTCGACGAGTACGACGCCGAACTCGTAGTGCTCGCACGGTACATGCAGATCCTTTCCGACGAGACCTGCAAGGAGCTGTACGGTCGCGCGATCAACATCCATCACTCTTTCCTGCCGGGATTCAAGGGCGCCAAGCCCTACCACCAGGCGTATGAACGTGGCGTGAAGCTCGTGGGAGCAACCGCGCACTACGTGACCTCAGCCCTGGACGAGGGCCCGATCATCGAGCAGGAGGTCATTCGCATCGACCACACCTACGATCCGCGGGCGCTGCAAACCGTCGGCCGGGACGCGGAGGCTCAGGCCCTCTCTCGGGCGGTGCGCTGGCATTGTGAACGCCGAGTGCTCCTCAATGGGCAAAGCACTGTCGTCTTCCAGTGA
- a CDS encoding mycofactocin-coupled SDR family oxidoreductase, translating to MARLEGKVAFVTGAARGIGHACAVRLAEEGADIIAVDLGRQVASVSSEMTTPGGLSETVAAVEGLGRRIVASMADVRDFEAVKDALETGMAELGRLDIVCPNAGIASHVAVADMPLQTWRDVIDINLTGVFHTCKAAIPHLADGGSIVITSSVVGLKGGSHITHYSASKHAVVGFMRSLAHELAERMIRVNTVHPTTVNTPMLHEDEMMRLFVPGVEHPTLEQFAEASKAFQLLPVPWIEPQDVANAVAFLASDEARYITGVTLPVDAGTLAL from the coding sequence ATGGCGCGTTTGGAAGGCAAGGTGGCGTTCGTCACCGGCGCTGCGCGTGGCATCGGGCATGCTTGTGCAGTGCGCCTTGCGGAGGAGGGTGCCGACATCATCGCCGTCGACCTGGGCAGGCAGGTCGCAAGCGTGAGTTCAGAGATGACCACCCCCGGAGGGCTTTCAGAGACGGTCGCTGCGGTGGAAGGCCTCGGTCGGCGCATTGTCGCGTCGATGGCCGACGTGCGCGACTTCGAGGCAGTCAAGGACGCGCTGGAAACGGGCATGGCCGAACTGGGTCGACTTGACATTGTCTGTCCGAACGCAGGGATCGCTTCTCATGTCGCGGTAGCAGACATGCCACTTCAGACGTGGCGGGATGTGATCGACATCAATCTGACCGGAGTCTTCCACACCTGCAAGGCTGCGATCCCGCACTTGGCCGATGGCGGCTCGATCGTGATCACCAGCTCGGTCGTCGGCCTGAAGGGTGGCAGCCACATCACACATTACTCGGCCTCCAAACACGCCGTTGTCGGCTTCATGCGCTCGCTCGCGCACGAGTTGGCCGAGCGGATGATCCGCGTGAACACGGTTCACCCAACGACGGTGAACACTCCCATGCTGCATGAGGACGAGATGATGCGGCTGTTCGTCCCAGGAGTGGAGCATCCCACCCTGGAGCAATTCGCGGAAGCATCGAAGGCGTTTCAGCTGCTGCCGGTGCCGTGGATCGAGCCACAGGACGTTGCCAACGCCGTTGCCTTCCTCGCTAGCGACGAGGCGCGCTACATCACCGGTGTCACTCTCCCCGTGGACGCGGGCACGCTGGCGCTCTAG
- a CDS encoding IS110 family transposase → MFDTGDVGVFLGLDVGKTAHHGHGLTPAGKKIFDKPLPNSEPRLRAVFDKLAAKFGTVLVIVDQPASIGALPLTVARDTGCKVAYLPGLAMRRIADLYPGEAKTDAKDAAVIADAARTMPHTLRSLELTDEITAELTVLVGFDQDLAAEATRTSNRIRGLLTQFHPSLERVLGPRLDHQAVTWLLERYGSPKALRKAGRRRLVEVIRPKAPRMAARLIDEVFDALDEQTVIVPGTGTLDIVIPSLASQLAGVHQQRRALEAQINTLLEQHPLSQVLISMPGVAVRTAAVLLVTVGDGTSFPSAAHLASYAGLAPTTKSSGTSIHGEHAPRGGNRQLKRAMFLSAFAALHDPTSRSYYDRCRARGKTHTQALLRLARHRISVLFAMLRDGTFYEHRTPRLA, encoded by the coding sequence ATGTTCGACACCGGCGACGTGGGCGTGTTCCTCGGCCTTGACGTCGGCAAGACCGCTCACCACGGCCATGGGCTGACCCCGGCCGGCAAGAAGATCTTCGACAAGCCGCTGCCCAACAGTGAGCCGAGACTGCGGGCCGTATTCGACAAACTGGCCGCCAAGTTCGGCACCGTCCTGGTGATCGTCGACCAGCCCGCCTCCATCGGCGCCCTGCCGCTGACCGTCGCCCGCGACACGGGATGCAAGGTCGCTTACCTGCCGGGACTGGCGATGCGGCGGATCGCCGACCTCTATCCGGGCGAGGCGAAGACGGATGCGAAAGACGCCGCGGTGATCGCTGACGCCGCCCGCACCATGCCGCACACCCTGCGCTCGCTGGAACTCACCGACGAGATCACAGCCGAACTCACTGTCCTCGTCGGCTTCGACCAGGACCTCGCGGCCGAGGCAACCCGCACCAGCAACCGCATACGCGGCCTGCTCACCCAGTTCCATCCCTCGCTGGAACGCGTCCTGGGACCACGCCTCGATCACCAGGCCGTGACCTGGCTGCTCGAACGCTACGGATCCCCCAAGGCCCTGCGGAAAGCAGGCCGTCGCCGGCTTGTTGAAGTGATCCGACCCAAGGCCCCGCGCATGGCCGCCCGGTTGATCGACGAGGTCTTCGACGCACTCGACGAGCAGACCGTGATCGTCCCCGGCACGGGCACCCTCGACATCGTGATCCCGTCCCTGGCCAGCCAGCTCGCAGGAGTCCATCAACAACGCCGGGCCCTGGAAGCCCAGATCAACACCCTGCTGGAACAACACCCTCTTTCCCAGGTCCTGATCTCGATGCCGGGGGTCGCGGTCAGGACCGCTGCTGTTCTGCTGGTCACCGTCGGCGACGGCACCAGCTTCCCCAGCGCCGCCCATCTCGCTTCTTACGCCGGGCTCGCCCCGACGACGAAGTCGTCGGGGACCTCGATCCACGGCGAACACGCACCCCGGGGCGGCAACCGTCAGCTGAAGAGAGCCATGTTCCTTTCGGCGTTCGCCGCCCTGCACGACCCCACCTCCCGCAGCTACTACGACCGCTGCCGGGCCCGGGGAAAGACCCATACCCAGGCACTTCTGCGCCTCGCCCGACACCGCATCAGCGTGCTCTTCGCGATGCTCCGCGACGGCACCTTCTACGAACACCGAACCCCACGCCTCGCTTGA
- a CDS encoding aromatic ring-hydroxylating oxygenase subunit alpha: MSVTTGQPATTRHGNSYFTSLPREWYTSPEIFRKEIDKIFHRQWIYVGHVSQAKNTGDYFVARAATESIIVTRAKNGGLRAHFNVCRHRGSQLCDELSSGNTKRFVCPYHNWTYDLDGKLAGAPATRDGVDFNYSEFGLQDAYVDTFHGSIYVWLGREQPACTLREQLTGGGQFPIDDARIEIAEPERLKLAHEVRYEIKANWKLMIENNIECYHCISGHPSLMVSCDATNYFYERDEEGGLKIKGDGSYGLRPDMKTFSMDGELVSKKQLGALEPGDSIVWVDNLMWNGTCFFTDHSQRGIVNPLTVDTCELWMQWFVHENAVEGVDYEVGPLTQVFKEVAAEDHAFVERNARGVKSSRYVPGPNNALRETDMEAALTMYLNMMET; encoded by the coding sequence ATGTCCGTCACCACCGGTCAGCCCGCCACCACCCGTCACGGGAACTCCTACTTCACGAGCCTGCCGCGCGAGTGGTACACCTCGCCAGAGATCTTCCGGAAAGAGATCGACAAGATCTTCCATAGGCAGTGGATCTATGTCGGCCATGTCAGCCAAGCGAAGAACACCGGTGACTATTTCGTGGCCCGCGCGGCCACCGAGAGCATCATCGTGACCCGGGCCAAGAACGGTGGCCTCCGGGCACACTTCAACGTCTGTCGCCACCGGGGCTCGCAGCTCTGCGACGAGCTGTCCAGCGGCAACACGAAGCGATTCGTGTGCCCCTACCACAACTGGACGTACGATCTGGACGGGAAGCTCGCCGGTGCTCCGGCCACCCGCGACGGCGTCGACTTCAACTACTCCGAGTTCGGGCTTCAGGACGCGTACGTGGACACGTTCCATGGCTCGATCTATGTGTGGCTCGGTAGGGAGCAGCCTGCGTGCACTCTGCGCGAGCAGCTCACGGGTGGGGGACAGTTCCCGATCGACGACGCGAGGATCGAGATCGCAGAACCCGAGCGGCTGAAGCTCGCGCACGAGGTGCGCTACGAGATCAAGGCCAACTGGAAGCTCATGATCGAGAACAACATCGAGTGCTACCACTGCATCAGCGGTCATCCTTCGTTGATGGTGTCGTGCGATGCGACGAACTACTTCTACGAGCGCGACGAGGAGGGTGGGCTGAAGATCAAGGGGGACGGTAGCTACGGCCTGCGACCTGACATGAAGACCTTCTCCATGGATGGCGAACTCGTCTCGAAGAAGCAACTGGGCGCGCTGGAGCCTGGCGACAGCATCGTCTGGGTCGACAATTTGATGTGGAACGGCACCTGCTTCTTCACCGACCACAGTCAGCGAGGAATTGTCAACCCGCTGACGGTCGACACCTGCGAGTTGTGGATGCAGTGGTTCGTCCACGAGAACGCCGTCGAGGGTGTGGACTACGAGGTCGGCCCCCTGACGCAGGTGTTCAAGGAAGTCGCCGCAGAGGATCACGCCTTCGTTGAACGCAATGCCCGCGGAGTGAAGTCCAGTCGCTACGTTCCCGGGCCGAACAACGCGCTCCGTGAGACCGACATGGAAGCCGCGTTGACGATGTACCTGAACATGATGGAAACCTGA
- a CDS encoding ATP-binding SpoIIE family protein phosphatase codes for MVNSATVVLDDGMRLIGWSREAEELFGHRPLDVLGRSADEILADTETGVGLCSPGDGRAKDLGIRPVRHRDGRSVYVALALSPLSHGAAGAAWLVTATDVEVLHQRSLDRALLVGIYRELPFYVVLYDTTARVQWINTATEKQFGMPLREVAGRLVKDIFPQGEVLSEDGRQPTDIEGIVEHVARTGEPMIDVRFRSPTPLEPHREHVWTCSYFRLQEEGQRTMGVCEVGLDITDRYVARQRLALLSRASGSIGRTLDIRRTAGDLAELVVPEFADTATVDLLEPVLRGEDPPRWDSSAPPILRRVAEHTHRAAASGTVPAASDAARLHCLTATEPLTDPATGALVAPLKARGTVLGLATFVRSEPHAPFDSEEIALAEELVSRTAVCVDNARRYTREHATALMLQRDLLPRTLPRPAGLEIAHRYLPAAGPVGVGGDWYDVIPLSGARVGLVVGDVAGHGMGAAATMGRVRTTVAALAALDLSPDELLARLDDQVARTGTSESAGDAYEDQALGVTCLYAIYDPVSRHCVMARAGHVPPVLVTADGHAEVVDLPAGPPLGLGGLPFESADIELPEDGMLALFTDGLVESRQEDIDVGIRTLCERLSRSGNSPLEETCDDVIHALLPQSPEDDAALLLARVHALAQNLVETWDFPADPGAVARARSLACTRLAAWGADEAASFIVELVVSELVTNAIKYGGSPVRLRLIRERGLIVEVSDGGHTSPHLRRAATEDEGGRGLFLVAQLTRRWGTRYTPTGKTIWTEVSPPPTELPSALSAEAF; via the coding sequence ATGGTCAATAGCGCAACCGTTGTGCTGGACGACGGCATGCGGTTGATCGGATGGAGCCGGGAAGCCGAGGAGCTGTTCGGCCACCGTCCCCTCGACGTGCTCGGCCGATCCGCCGACGAGATCCTGGCGGACACCGAGACGGGCGTTGGCCTGTGCTCGCCCGGCGACGGACGAGCAAAGGATCTTGGGATCCGGCCGGTGCGCCACCGCGACGGCCGTTCTGTGTACGTCGCCCTGGCCCTCAGCCCGCTGTCCCACGGCGCCGCCGGGGCGGCGTGGCTGGTCACGGCGACGGACGTGGAAGTGCTGCACCAACGGTCCCTTGACCGAGCCCTGCTCGTGGGGATCTACCGCGAGTTGCCCTTCTACGTGGTCCTCTACGACACCACCGCCCGCGTCCAGTGGATCAACACGGCCACCGAGAAGCAGTTCGGCATGCCGCTGCGAGAGGTCGCGGGCAGGCTCGTGAAGGACATCTTTCCGCAGGGCGAGGTACTCAGCGAGGACGGGCGGCAGCCGACCGACATCGAGGGCATCGTCGAACACGTCGCGCGGACCGGTGAGCCGATGATCGACGTCCGCTTCCGAAGCCCCACCCCCCTAGAGCCCCATCGTGAGCACGTCTGGACCTGCTCATACTTCCGGCTTCAGGAGGAAGGCCAGCGAACGATGGGAGTCTGCGAGGTCGGCCTAGACATCACCGACCGTTACGTGGCCCGACAGCGCCTGGCTCTGCTGAGCCGGGCGAGCGGAAGCATCGGCAGAACTCTCGACATCCGGCGCACGGCGGGCGACCTGGCCGAACTCGTGGTCCCCGAGTTCGCGGACACAGCCACCGTTGACCTCCTGGAACCGGTACTGAGGGGCGAGGACCCCCCGCGGTGGGACAGCAGCGCACCGCCCATATTGCGCCGAGTCGCGGAGCACACCCATCGCGCGGCGGCGAGCGGCACCGTGCCCGCCGCCTCGGACGCCGCACGCCTGCACTGCCTGACGGCCACCGAACCGCTGACAGATCCGGCCACCGGCGCGCTCGTCGCACCACTGAAGGCCCGGGGCACCGTCCTGGGCCTGGCGACCTTCGTACGATCCGAGCCGCACGCCCCCTTCGACAGCGAGGAGATCGCGCTCGCCGAGGAACTCGTCTCCCGTACCGCGGTGTGCGTGGACAACGCCCGTCGGTACACACGCGAACACGCGACCGCCCTCATGCTTCAACGAGACCTGCTACCCCGCACCCTGCCCCGGCCGGCCGGGCTTGAAATCGCCCACCGCTATCTGCCCGCCGCCGGACCCGTGGGCGTCGGCGGGGACTGGTACGACGTCATCCCGCTCTCGGGAGCCCGTGTCGGGCTGGTGGTCGGAGACGTGGCGGGACACGGCATGGGCGCGGCAGCCACCATGGGCCGCGTGCGCACCACCGTGGCTGCCCTGGCGGCACTCGACCTCTCGCCCGACGAACTGCTCGCCCGTCTGGACGACCAAGTGGCGCGCACAGGCACCTCTGAGTCGGCGGGCGACGCGTATGAGGACCAGGCTCTGGGCGTGACCTGTCTGTACGCAATCTACGATCCGGTCTCGCGGCACTGCGTCATGGCGCGGGCAGGCCACGTCCCTCCGGTTCTGGTCACCGCCGACGGACACGCCGAAGTAGTGGATCTCCCGGCCGGACCACCACTGGGTCTGGGAGGACTGCCTTTCGAGAGCGCCGACATCGAGCTGCCGGAGGACGGCATGCTCGCCCTGTTCACCGACGGACTGGTCGAGAGCCGGCAGGAGGACATCGACGTCGGTATCCGCACCCTGTGCGAAAGGCTCTCACGATCTGGGAACAGCCCACTGGAGGAGACCTGCGACGACGTCATCCACGCACTGCTGCCCCAGTCACCGGAGGACGACGCGGCACTGCTGCTGGCACGTGTTCACGCTCTGGCGCAGAACCTAGTGGAGACCTGGGACTTCCCTGCCGATCCCGGAGCGGTGGCCCGAGCGCGGTCGCTGGCCTGTACCCGGCTGGCCGCATGGGGTGCCGACGAGGCCGCATCCTTCATCGTCGAGCTTGTCGTCAGTGAACTGGTCACCAACGCGATCAAGTACGGTGGATCCCCGGTCCGTCTACGGCTCATCCGGGAACGCGGACTCATCGTCGAGGTCTCGGACGGTGGGCACACTTCCCCCCACCTGCGGCGAGCCGCGACGGAGGACGAGGGAGGCCGTGGCCTGTTCCTCGTGGCCCAGCTGACCCGGCGGTGGGGAACTCGCTACACGCCGACAGGAAAGACGATCTGGACCGAGGTGTCACCGCCCCCTACGGAGTTGCCGAGCGCTCTGTCGGCAGAGGCCTTCTGA